One Theropithecus gelada isolate Dixy chromosome 17, Tgel_1.0, whole genome shotgun sequence genomic region harbors:
- the POSTN gene encoding periostin isoform X6, with amino-acid sequence MIPFLPMFSLLLLLVVNPANANSHYDKILTHSRIRGREQGPNVCALQQILGTKKKYFSTCKNWYKKSICGQKATVLYECCPGYTRMEGMKGCPAVLPIDHVYGTLGIVGATTTQHYSDASKLREEIEGKGSFTYFAPSNEAWDNLDSDIRRGLESNVNVELLNALHSHMINKRMLTKDLKNGMIIPSMYNNLGLFINHYPNGVVTVNCARIIHGNQIATNGVVHVIDRVLTQIGTSIQDFIEAEDDLSSFRAAAITSDILEALGRDGHFTLFAPTNEAFEKLPRGVLERIMGDKVASEALMKYHILNTLQCSESIMGGAVFETLEGNTIEIGCDGDSITVNGIKMVNKKDIVTNNGVIHLIDQVLIPDSAKQVTELAGKQQTTFTDLVAQLGLASALRPDGEYTLLAPVNNAFSDDTLRMDQRLLKLILQNHILKVKVGLNELYNGQILETIGGKQLRVFVYRTAVCVENSCMERGSKQGRNGAIHIFREIIKPAEKSLHEKLKQDKRFSTFLSLLEAADLKELLTQPGDWTLFVPTNDAFKGMTSEEKEILIRDKNALQNIILYHLTPGVFIGKGFEPGVTNILKTTQGSKIFLKEVNDTLLVNELKSKESDIMTTNGVIHVVDKLLYPADAPVGNDQLLEILNKLIKYIQIKFVRGSTFKEIPVTVYKPIIKKYTKIIDGVPVEITEKETREERIITGPEIKYTRISTGGGDTEETLKKLFQEEVTKVTKFIEGGDGHLLEDEEIKRLLQGDTPVRKLQANKKFQGSRRRSREGRSQ; translated from the exons ATGATTCCCTTCTTACCCATGTTTTCTCTTCTATTGCTGCTTGTTGTTAACCCTGCAAATGCCAACAGTCATTATGACAAGATCTTGACTCATAGTCGTATCAGGGGTCGGGAACAAGG CCCGAATGTCTGTGCCCTTCAACAGATTTTGGGCACCAAAAAGAAATACTTCAGCACTTGTAAGAACTGGTATAAAAAGTCCATCTGTGGACAGAAAgc GACTGTGTTGTATGAATGTTGTCCTGGTTATACGAGAATGGAAGGAATGAAAGGCTGCCCAGCAG TTTTGCCCATTGACCATGTTTATGGCACTCTGGGTATCGTGGGAGCCACCACAACGCAGCACTATTCTGATGCCTCAAAACTGAGGGAGGAGATCGAGGGAAAGGGATCCTTCACTTACTTCGCACCGAGTAATGAGGCTTGGGACAACTTGGATTCT GATATCCGTAGAGGTTTGGAGAGCAACGTGAATGTTGAATTACTGAATGCTTTACATAGCCACATGATTAATAAGAGAATGTTGACCAAAGACTTAAAAAATGGCATGATTATTCCTTCAATGTATAACAATTTGGGGCTTTTCATTAACCATTATCCCAATGGG GTTGTCACCGTTAATTGTGCTCGAATTATCCATGGGAACCAGATTGCAACAAATGGTGTGGTCCATGTCATTGACCGTGTCCTTACACAAATTGGTACCTCAATTCAAGACTTCATTGAAGCAGAAGATGACCTTTCATCTTTTAGA GCAGCTGCCATCACATCGGACATATTGGAGGCCCTTGGAAGAGACGGTCACTTCACACTCTTTGCTCCCACCAACGAGGCTTTTGAGAAACTCCCACGAGGTGTCCTAGAAAGGATCATGGGAGACAAAGTGGCTTCTGAAG CTCTTATGAAGTATCACATCTTAAATACTCTCCAGTGTTCTGAGTCTATTATGGGAGGAGCAGTCTTTGAGACGCTGGAAGGAAATACAATTGAGATAGGATGTGACGGTGACAGCATAACAGTAAATGGAATCAAAATGGTGAACAAAAAGGATATTGTGACAAATAATGGTGTGATCCATTTGATTGATCAGGTCCTAATTCCTGATTCTG CCAAACAAGTTACTGAGCTGGCTGGAAAACAGCAAACCACTTTCACGGATCTTGTGGCCCAATTAGGCTTGGCATCGGCTCTGAGGCCAGATGGAGAATACACTTTGCTGGCACCTGTGAATAATGCATTTTCTG ATGATACTCTGAGGATGGATCAGCGCCttcttaaattaattttgcaGAATCACATATTGAAAGTAAAAGTTGGCCTTAATGAGCTTTACAATGGACAAATACTGGAAACCATTGGAGGCAAACAGCTCAGAGTCTTCGTATATCGTACA gCTGTCTGCGTTGAAAATTCATGCATGGAGAGAGGGAGTAAGCAAGGGAGAAATGGTGCTATTCACATATTCCGCGAGATCATCAAGCCAGCAGAGAAATCCCTCCATGAAAAGTTAAAACAAGATAAGCGCTTTAG caccttcctcagcctactcGAAGCTGCAGACTTGAAAGAGCTCCTGACACAACCTGGAGACTGGACATTATTTGTGCCAACCAATGATGCTTTTAAGGGAATGActagtgaagaaaaagaaattctgatac GGGACAAAAATGCTCTTCAAAACATCATTCTTTatcacttgacaccaggagttttCATTGGAAAAGGATTTGAACCTGGCGTTACTAACATTTTAAAGACCACACAAGGAAGCAAAATCTTTCTGAAAGAA GTAAATGATACACTTCTGGTGAATGAACTGAAATCAAAAGAATCTGACATCATGACAACAAATGGTGTAATTCATGTTGTAGATAAACTCCTCTATCCAGCAG ACGCACCTGTTGGAAATGATCAACTGCTggaaatacttaataaattaatcaaataCATCCAAATTAAG tttgttcGTGGTAGCACCTTCAAAGAAATCCCCGTGACTGTTTATA AgccaattattaaaaaatacaccaaaatcaTTGATGGAGTGCCTGTGGAAATAACTGAAAAAGAGACACGAGAAGAACGAATCATTACAG GTCCTGAAATAAAATACACTAGGATTTCTACTGGAGGTGGAGACACAGAAGAAACTCTGAAGAAATTGTTCCAAGAAG AGGTCACCAAGGTCACCAAATTCATTGAAGGTGGTGATGGTCATTTACttgaagatgaagaaattaaaagactGCTTCAGGGAG ACACACCTGTGAGGAAGTTACAAGCCAACAAAAAATTTCAAG GATCTAGAAGACGATCAAGGGAAGGTCGTTCTCAGTGA